TGTTTCATCAGTCCACCCATCAACCCTGAGCTCCTCCCTCTGTCCCCTGACCTCCTGCTTTGCTTTGTCGCTCTAAACATTCTAGTTCAGCGCTGATGCTGTGCGTTTCTGTTTGCTTTATGATCACTGATGTCACTGCCTCAGATTTTCACTTTGCTTCAGCATCAATGAAcctgaacaccaacatctgttgtctttgctcagtttaagtaaaaataactgtgtctgtctgtctgtctgtctgtctgtctgtcctcagctggTGGCCCAGGGCCAGTTCAGGGTGCTGAAGGTTCCTCTGGGTTTCATTAAGGTCTTGGAATGGGTGAGTTCATCTTAACAACACTTACACCACAAATACCCACAAACACAGCACAGAAGCATGAGTTCCCCCTCCAGGTATCCAGTCCATCCATAGATATGTGGACACTCACTCATTTTTCATCCTGTGGGTTCAGAACCACCACAGTAGATTTGTATGAATCCATCTGGATGTGCTTTAAgttcagactttcagctttaatctgAGTATTTACATCCACACCAGGTGAACGTTGGAGCAGCTACAACACATTGTAGACGAACTAAAAGTAACTGGACAGGTGGCTGCTCAGCTGATCCAGGGCCAGGTGTGAGTTattccctcattatttcatttacaaggaGCAGATTAAAGGTCGAGAGTTCAAGTGTGGAACTTGATGAATCAAGTATGCATATGAAGTCCAAAGAGCATCTCTATCAGTAAAGGAAGCTGTCATCAGAGAGCAGAAACATTAGGAGGGGACAAGTCTACTGTTTGGTTCattcttaaaaagaaagaaggacCTGGTGAGCTCAGCAACACCAAAAGACCCAGAAGACCAAGAAAACCAGTGTGGTGGAAGACAGAAGAATCCTTTCTCTGGTCAAGAAGATCCCTTCATAACAGCTGGTCAGATCCAGAAGACTCTCCAAGAGGTAAAAGTCAGCAACTCAGAGAAGACTTTACCAGAGTGAATTCAGAGGGTTCATCACAAGGTGGAAACCATCGGTGAGCCTcataaacaggaagaggctcagATTAGAGTTTaccaaaaaacagcaaattttcATCTGGAAGTGGTCATATGGACCACAATTGTACACGTTCTGCAACCTTATTGGCACGAGCACATCAAGTGACGCTACAGAGGTAGTACGCCatgtcgagttgctgtttcaaaacgacgataaaaagcaaagcgaaaagcacgcttattagttgttcctccatgttgttggtggaaaagaaatgctgcaagaaatggagtttgttttcttccggtaaacagggatacgtcacgtccactccctgtccaatcagaatcttTTCCAACGCCCGAGCGTTAAAGCGGAATTAAGGAAGGGGAATAAACGTGCGGTCCATGTAAGCCTTAATTCAGAATTAGTATTTATGCTGGCTGTAGTCAGGCTGGGCTGTAAACGCGAATCACAACACTTTAAGACTAAGACTGAAGACACTAATTCCGAATTAataattctgaattaaaaaacttcatgtaacTGTGGCcactgaagcatggtggaggtagtatCATGGTGTGGTCAAGTATGGGTGCCAGTAGAACTGGTTCTCTGATATCTGTTGATGAGGTAACTGCTGACTGAAGGATGACTTCTAAAGTGTTTCATAAATATTATCTGATCATCCGCAGCCAGATGCTTCAGAACTCAGTGGACGGAGCTTCACGGTACAGATGGACGATGACCTGAAGCAAACTGCCAAAGAAACCAAAGAGTTTTTTTAAGGCAAAGAAGTGGAATGTTCTGCAGAGGCCGAGTCAGTCACCTGACCTCAGTCCAGTTCAGCCGTTTGCTGAAGACGGAACTGAAGGATCAGGAAgtgcagacagcagcagaagcagaggTCTGGTACTTACAGTTACCAGGAACCAAACCCAGCGTCTGGTGATGTCTATGACTTCCACACTTTAGGAGGAAACCAAACGTTAAAGGTGATCATTTCATCTGTGCCTATGTTAGTTTGTCGAATTACTTTTGGTCCCTGAAAAAGGTGGAGGGTACAAATAATATGTGTTGTAGTTCTTCCAACGTTCACCCGATGTGGATGTAAATCCtcacattaaactgaaaatctgaaCTTAAAGCACGTCTGGATGGTTTCATTTAGATCTACTGTGATAGTGCACTGAGCCCAGATGATGAAGCATGTGTCCAAATATCTAAGGAGCTGATTCTAACTCCAGCTGGTTTCACTTGTTTCACTCTGAATGCAAATGAatagaaaaattctgaaaaatacttttactaattcaaaaacagcagcatctcACATAAACTGTCACACATTTGTAGCTTATAAGCTGctgattgttctgtttttggacCTTAATTTGGGTCCACGTGTCTCACATTGTACCATCTATAGCGTCTGCCTTACCTTCAGATTCTGTTCCACCTTTAGACTCCGTCTTATCGTTCGACTCTTATTACCAGTAATTCATTTTTACTTCACACAGCCTCCATCCAGGCTACAGAGAGTCCACTATACCCAAAACTTCTGCTTCATTACAGTATGAAGAGTACCTGTAAGTCATAACTGTCATCCATGGATGAACAGAAATTATCCGTCAGAATGTGTCGATAGGTATCCTTCAGTCACACTGACCTCGTGCTGTTTCTGCGCATTTTCCAATGccattaaatcaataaaatcaccAAACCCAAACGACATCACCAGCGTGGGAAGTGGGCGGAGCCAGtgtgggtttgattccagcttcaCACACTAAAGACAGACGTGAGGATGAGTCATCTTCCTGCAGGAGCAAACACCTCGTCTGCTCCGACAGAACCACGCTCAGAGCAGCTTCACGAGAACCCGGCATGAAGGTTGGATCGGGATTAAACTGCTGTTGGTCcagtggttgatttttgtttttcgcTACATTATCTCCGATTGATCTGTTTATTTTAGCAGAATTATGTGTAgaataaatgatttattaaCTAAAAAGCCAAAGCCTGTGGTAGTCTACAGGCGTCCTCACAAACCTCCAccaataaccctaaccctgctGCCGAATCAGAGCCTGAAAGGCCTCATGGGATGTTCTCAGAAATCAGCAACAGACATTTAGATAAGTGGAGATCTACATGTGCAAACTGACATATTGACCTGTGTTTACATATGAACCAATagaaaacagcaactgaaaacacAACTAAGAGTATATGGGAGCACCAACTGTTCttcaaaaagcagatttttttggaGGCTGATATGAATTATTATAATGGGTAGCCTCCTTAAATAATCTCTGCATTGTTACTACTTACCATTTTGGCTAttgttcttcctcctcttccagtTCTTCGCCATCTTTGCCTTCTCCACCTGCGGCAGTTATTCTGGGACGTTCCAGATGTCGGTGGAGTGTAAGAACCGAACAGAGAGTGACCTGAGTATAGAAGTGGACTTTGAGTATCCGTTCAGGTCAGAAATCATCTCtgcaaacactgaaactttgacTTAgggtttgacttttttttgcaaGACTTTCCTAGACAAACATTTTATCGTGGTTTTATGGAACGTGGATAtgataaatgtgaaatataatAGCAACTGCCTATTTGATGTGTGGTAATCGTTACACACAAACAGGTCTAAAGAACACACAAGAACAAAAATCAGAAAGTCAGTgcacattaaagaaaaactttaGAACTTTCACTTTTTGTTGTAACAAACAGTGAAGTGAAACCGAATGCTGCCTGTCTACAGAGATAAATGCAGAGAAGCTTCCTGAAATGTGTTCAGTTGGTCAGGTTGAAATGATTCTTTAATGTCTACTGCTGTCGTCCATGATCTGCTGGTAGAAGCTGAATTCAAACTGCTTCAAACATCAGCTTGAAGAATTTTAGTAAAGACTTAAATCAACACCCCTTTGTCTTTTGCGGTCTCCCAGTCAAAGCTTTGAGGAGTGTTTAGGCTGGagttacttttaacagtttCCTGTCCTTCTTACCTGACAATTTTCAGCCGTTGAGATGCTGTTCCTCTGTCAGACTCCACCAGGTGTACTTTGACGCCCCCACCTGTAAGGATGGGAGCAAGAAGCGCGTCTTCCTCGTTGGTGACTACTCCTCCTCTGCCGAGTTCTTTGTCACCATCGGCGTCTTTGCATTCCTGTACTCTATGGCGGCTCTCAGCATCTACGTCTTCTTCTTTGAAAAGTATAAGGAGAACAACAAGGGCCCGCTGATCGTAAGTGCAGCCACCTGATCGGGTTAGGGAGTAACATTTCTATCACCAAGCTGCATTCTGGGAAATGTTTCCTCCCTAACatgctgtgttttgttgcttCAGGACCTTGGAGTGACCGGAGTGTTTGCCTTTATGTGGCTGGTGAGTTCGGCCGCCTGGGCCAAAGGTCTGTCCGACGTAAAGACGGCCACCGACCCCGACGAAGTCGTTACCATGATCCCTGCCTGCAATCTGGAAGACACAGCAACCCGCTGCCGTGAAGTCCGCGACCCAGTCATGTCCGGACTCAACACCTCTGTGGTAAGACTGTCTCATCAATAGACAACCAAGTCTCCGACAGAGTGTTCATCTTTTTAACTCTACAGTATGAAATATGAGCTCCAACTACCACTGAATCTGGAATTAGCGCCATGTGGTTTCGGTTATATTTGGAACTGCCAACTGGTTAGGCAAGGTGTACATTGGCAAGACATAAGATATttccaccacaaagacacaaaacaatacatgAATTCAGGGTTTAGTCATACTAAAATGTCCCCTAACCCTTGCACTGCACTTTTGTGCTtacattgtcattgtgtttcttaGATACTGTGACGATACTTTTGGGGCCCAGTCTCAAAAAAGACCAATTAAgctaaatgaatttaaaaaataccaacCAAGTGAAGCAGCTCCTGCaagcttcagtagaaagcaactggacttgGACAACtggatgtttcacctctcatccccGATGCTCCAGATCACATGGCTAACGGCCCATAGACGACCCAGGACACCTGTCTCCAGGTGTGAATGGTTGTGAGACCAGGTGGTCCAACGGTAACAACAGCAGTAATGGTTGTAGAGCTACCATGAATGTTAGGAAACATGGAATGAATGATAAAAGACACTTTTCCGGGGTCATATGTTTTCCTTCATTCCTCTCTCAAACAGGACAAATGCTTCAAATCCAGCTGGATGCTGAATCTGGTCCTGTGAAGCTGGCTGTCCCGTACTTTGTTCTCCTATATGAAAGTCTGCAGATACATAGGGTTAAGATGGGGACAGACTATCTCGATGATAGCCTAACCCTAGAGGTAGTAACCCTCTGACTGGTGTTTTGTCCTCAGGATGAACCAGTTTGTGTCTCAGAGTGTTGCTggtattttctgtttgtctgtacGGTGAATTAATTAACGGTGATGTTGTTCCTCCTGTTAGTCTATGCTTGCTGTGATGCTAATCTTTCATTAGCACCGGGGTTAGGGCCAACCATAACACTAGCCCTATTATCCAGTTGGGAGGAACCACGGTTCTTCAGTGCTTTCCTAATGTGAGCGTGTTCCTTCTCATTTCCTTTTGCTTTGGTCGGCAGAAGGAAAGGTTCTTCTAACCCTCTGGTTTAAGGTTCTGACAACCCTAACCCTGACAAAACCTGCTGATGTTCCAGTGGGTGGTGGAAATCAACCAGTAGATATTGGTCTGTGTTTGGAGGATTTCTGTAGACTTCAACGTTGAGGCTTCGTCCAAAAAGCACTTTGCCGTTACTACTTGCATCTTCCCTTGTGTGAACTTGATGTTGCATCTGATGCTCTGTGAAGGCTTCTACTTCTCGGCCTTTGATTCTGGCCCAGGCGTTGTCCACATATCTGAACCAGTGGCTAGAGTAGTTTGCATTCAAAGTTGGTGGTGTTCAGGCAGAGATTCAGCAGGCTGGGTGAGGTTGGTTCTGTTGTTTAAAGAGTAGtggtgtgtttgctgtgtttttcctCTCCATGATGTGGCACGGAGAGGTAAAACGCCCCAGTTTTGCCCCAGTTTCCACGCAGACGTTCTCACAATCTGTAGGTATCTGTATGGTTGCCCTGAACATGAGTGAGATTCACATTACTTAAATTTTTAAAGGCTGTTTGTTTAGAAACAGTAGATAGTAATCCAGCATAATGCATTAATGAGATGAACAAcagttgtcgtgttgtctgtgTCACAGGCGTTTGGCTTCATTAACCTGGTGCTGTGGGCTGGAAACCTGTGGTTCGTCTTTAAGGAGACCGGCATCATCGCGCCCTTCATGCGGGCTCCGCCTCCTCAGGCAAAACCTGCTGCACCAGATGCCTACGGCCAGCAGGGGGCGTATGAACAAGACCCATACGCCAGCAACCAGGGAGGCTACCAGCCCGACTACAGCCAGCAAGGATACAACCAGGTGAGCTGACcgactgctgctgctcaggtaACTTCTAAAGGGGAGGAGTTCAGCAGAAGGCCTGTGATTGGCTAAGGTTAGTGTTTAAAAATGGCCCGTCATTGGATATGTAAGATGTTCATTTTACTCAGAGATAGAAATTTCATCAACTTAAAATCAGATCCCGAAAAGGAATGCAGttgcttagcttagcacaaatgctagaaacaaatgaaaactgcTAGCAGAGCTGGCAGAGCTGCTTCTAAGGACTTCAAAcctccaaaaacaacaaactgaggATCCAATAACATCACAGCTCACATTTCCTCTGCATCATTTAGTCAGTTTGTTGATTAGTTGTGAATTAATAATCTGGTGGTTGCAATCGATGGATTGTTGCCTctgtttgagtatttttttagtACAGCGtaaattctgtgattgcagcttcataaatgtgaatatttcctctttatttctcctctgttaCAGTAAGcagaatatttttgggtggCTGACATATCCTGTCATCTGGGAACCACTGATCTAAacctttcactgttttctgacatttaaaagaGCAGACATGGTCTCTCtcatgttattttcatgtagaaaataatttgaATAATCGTCAGTGACAGTAAACAAACTACACATTATCTTCCTCAGTAGTTCATCTATTGTCTCAAGCAACTGATAAACTGTTGAAGGTCCCACATGGgttcaaattcattttcattctatTTTGTGCTTGTCCAGTGTTCTCCCGCTTTCAATGATCGGCTGTTTTCAGGATGAATCGAGAGAATTATCACGCTGTTTCCCCATTTGAAAAAGGATGATTCCATCTTCCTGAGCTTGAGCTGGACTCCACCCAGTGACCAAACAGCTGCTCtttttctgtcctcattttattttgcagctaGCTGGTGGCAAAGTAACAGGTTTACAAGACGACAACTGGACAGGTGGATGAGGTGAAAAACCATTGAAGGGAAACTCAGAGGAACAACgttcacattaatgcaacaGACATTTAATTTAACCTGGCTGACAAAACAgttcagttttttctgttttctttttcatgtttgtcagttttcacatgaaacaaaactgaagaaattATTACACGACTGATTGATTTTTTACTCAATCGTGTACCACGTGgattttcctgcattttaaaagaagaaatttgAATCACGTTTTTATCAGACTTTTCAACCTATTTATACTTTTtaaactgtatatatatatatattttttgaagtgcaatcctttccaaatacaataataaataataataataaaaaagcattgGCACTAACGCtctataaacattttaaatcgTCCACCATTCACCACGCTTACAAACCACAATAAATTACATGATATTTTACCCTTAGATAGAAATCCACTGGACTCTAATTAGCTCCATCTCGTCTGCAGTTTCATTTACAACcaatcacacacagacatgaaagAGTTCATGAATGATGCCGTTAGCTCATGCTAACACAGACTGCAGCAGGTCAAACaccggcaggtcaaacatcagcattggcaggtcagacatcggcaggtcaaaaatcggcaggtcaaacaccAGCAGGTCAGACATTGGCGGGTCAAACATCGGCGGGTCAAACATCGGCTGGTCAAACATCAGCATcggcaggtcagacatcggcaggtcagacatcggcaggtcagacaccggcaggtcaaacaccggcaggtcagacatcggcaggtcaaacatcggcTGGTCAAACATCGGCGGGTCAAACATCGACTGGTcaaacatcggcaggtcaaacaccggcaggtcagacaccggcaggtcaaacaccggcaggtcaaacatcggcaggtcagacatcggCTGGTCAAACACCGGCTGGTCAGACACcggcaggtcagacatcggcaggtcagacatcggcaggtcagacatcggCAGGTCAGACACCGGCAGGTCAAACACCGGCAGGTCAGACATCGACTGGTcaaacatcggcaggtcaaacatcgaCAGGTCAGACACCGGCAGGTCAAACACcggcaggtcagacatcggcaggtcaaacaccggcaggtcaaacatcggcGGGTCAAACATCGGCTGGTcaaacatcggcaggtcaaCCATcaacatcggcaggtcaaacatcggTGGGTCATACATCagcatcggcaggtcaaacatcagcatcggcaggtcaaacatcagcatcggcaggtcaaacatcggcGGGTCAAACATCGGAAGGTCAAACATCAGCATcggcaggtcagacatcggcaggtcagacatcggcaggtcaaacaccggcag
The window above is part of the Acanthochromis polyacanthus isolate Apoly-LR-REF ecotype Palm Island chromosome 6, KAUST_Apoly_ChrSc, whole genome shotgun sequence genome. Proteins encoded here:
- the LOC110969842 gene encoding synaptophysin-like, translated to MDVVNQLVAQGQFRVLKVPLGFIKVLEWFFAIFAFSTCGSYSGTFQMSVECKNRTESDLSIEVDFEYPFRLHQVYFDAPTCKDGSKKRVFLVGDYSSSAEFFVTIGVFAFLYSMAALSIYVFFFEKYKENNKGPLIDLGVTGVFAFMWLVSSAAWAKGLSDVKTATDPDEVVTMIPACNLEDTATRCREVRDPVMSGLNTSVAFGFINLVLWAGNLWFVFKETGIIAPFMRAPPPQAKPAAPDAYGQQGAYEQDPYASNQGGYQPDYSQQGYNQEAEYSQGYGQQGAPTSFSNQM